One Bombus pyrosoma isolate SC7728 linkage group LG11, ASM1482585v1, whole genome shotgun sequence DNA segment encodes these proteins:
- the LOC122572803 gene encoding serine-arginine protein 55 isoform X19, with the protein MFEFDDYRDADDAVYELNGKELLGERVAVEIARGVSGRRGDRGYGRSRSWRDNRDDMRHDRDSVNRNTRTASSYKQSLPRYGPPTRTEYRLTVENLSSRVSWQDLKDYMRQAGEVTYADAHKQRRNEGVVEFATYSDLKNAIDKLDDTELNGRRIRLIEDKRRGRRSRSSSSRSRSRSRSRSRRRSRSRSRYYRRSRSRSRSRRSSRSRSRRSSRSKSRAHTKSKSKSKSKSPERSRTRSKSKSRDRSKSKSKSKSKSRSRSRSKAERSKSRSQSKSKAKSPSNSSSRDRSSRERSRGDRSRSRSGSKHSKSRSRSRSPMNGDKSPESNKQKAD; encoded by the exons AGTGGCGGTGGAGATAGCACGGGGTGTTTCAGGGAGGCGAGGCGACCGTGGCTACGGACGCTCACGCTCCTGGAGAGACAA CCGAGACGATATGCGGCACGACAG AGATAGTGTGAACAGAAACACGAGGACTGCATCTAGCTACAAGCAATCATTGCCCAG ATATGGACCACCAACACGCACCGAATACCGGCTCACTGTGGAGAATCTCTCGAGTCGCGTTAGCTGGCAG GATTTGAAGGATTATATGAGACAAGCTGGCGAAGTGACATATGCAGATGCACATAAACAGCGCAGGAATGAAGG GGTTGTAGAGTTTGCAACATATTCTGACTTGAAGAACGCTATCGATAAATTGGACGATACAGAACTAAATGGGCGCAGAATCAGACTTATCGAAGATAAAAGACGTGGTCGTCGCTCAAGATCCTCGAGTTCGAGATCAAGATCGCGGTCACGATCTCGATCTCGTCGCCGATCCCGCTCCCGCTCAAGGTATTATCGTCGTTCTCGATCCCGATCAAG GAGTCGTCGCAGTTCTCGTAGTCGTAGCCGTCGCAGCAGCCGTTCCAAATCAAGGGCACATACTAAATCAAAATCAAAGTCCAAATCCAAATCTCCCGAACGTAGCCGAACCCGATCTAAATCCAA ATCAAGAGACCGCTCAAAGTCGAAATCTAAGTCAAAGTCCAAATCCAGATCTCGTTCTAGGTCCAAGGCTGAGAGGTCAAAGTCCAGGTCGCAGTCCAAATCCAAAGCCAAGTCTCCCTCGAA CTCTTCTTCCAGAGATAGATCTAGCCGCGAAAGATCAAGAGGCGACAGATCGAGATCTCGATCAGGCAGCAAACATAGCAAAAGCCGTAGCCGTTCTCGATCACCAATGAATGGCGACAAATCACCAGAAAGTAATAAACAGAAAGCTGATTAA
- the LOC122572803 gene encoding serine-arginine protein 55 isoform X16, whose amino-acid sequence MFEFDDYRDADDAVYELNGKELLGERITVERARGTPRGSDQWRYGDSRGGYGDSRRSARDDMRHDRDSVNRNTRTASSYKQSLPRYGPPTRTEYRLTVENLSSRVSWQDLKDYMRQAGEVTYADAHKQRRNEGVVEFATYSDLKNAIDKLDDTELNGRRIRLIEDKRRGRRSRSSSSRSRSRSRSRSRRRSRSRSRYYRRSRSRSRSRRSSRSRSRRSSRSKSRAHTKSKSKSKSKSPERSRTRSKSKSRDRSKSKSKSKSKSRSRSRSKAERSKSRSQSKSKAKSPSNSSSRDRSSRERSRGDRSRSRSGSKHSKSRSRSRSPMNGDKSPESNKQKAD is encoded by the exons AATTACTGTAGAGAGGGCCAGGGGGACACCTAGGGGTAGTGACCAGTGGCGCTATGGTGACTCCCGTGGTGGTTATGGGGACTCGAGGCGATCTGC CCGAGACGATATGCGGCACGACAG AGATAGTGTGAACAGAAACACGAGGACTGCATCTAGCTACAAGCAATCATTGCCCAG ATATGGACCACCAACACGCACCGAATACCGGCTCACTGTGGAGAATCTCTCGAGTCGCGTTAGCTGGCAG GATTTGAAGGATTATATGAGACAAGCTGGCGAAGTGACATATGCAGATGCACATAAACAGCGCAGGAATGAAGG GGTTGTAGAGTTTGCAACATATTCTGACTTGAAGAACGCTATCGATAAATTGGACGATACAGAACTAAATGGGCGCAGAATCAGACTTATCGAAGATAAAAGACGTGGTCGTCGCTCAAGATCCTCGAGTTCGAGATCAAGATCGCGGTCACGATCTCGATCTCGTCGCCGATCCCGCTCCCGCTCAAGGTATTATCGTCGTTCTCGATCCCGATCAAG GAGTCGTCGCAGTTCTCGTAGTCGTAGCCGTCGCAGCAGCCGTTCCAAATCAAGGGCACATACTAAATCAAAATCAAAGTCCAAATCCAAATCTCCCGAACGTAGCCGAACCCGATCTAAATCCAA ATCAAGAGACCGCTCAAAGTCGAAATCTAAGTCAAAGTCCAAATCCAGATCTCGTTCTAGGTCCAAGGCTGAGAGGTCAAAGTCCAGGTCGCAGTCCAAATCCAAAGCCAAGTCTCCCTCGAA CTCTTCTTCCAGAGATAGATCTAGCCGCGAAAGATCAAGAGGCGACAGATCGAGATCTCGATCAGGCAGCAAACATAGCAAAAGCCGTAGCCGTTCTCGATCACCAATGAATGGCGACAAATCACCAGAAAGTAATAAACAGAAAGCTGATTAA
- the LOC122572802 gene encoding uncharacterized protein LOC122572802 isoform X4, translating to MSERQDSTCQKYELPKSLQGTEDAEFVWNMITERFPNAAPLLCEMETVIDRAEDLLQQLRAPCREIETSTSFFTQDSEDSTVMFSARGSVITENDTIEESDAISKNVAEIQVSESSIDEREVNLIDETQNLVTKEQDIGNQSSDSLIMNSSTTQKFSSDESASLNVETNTIKLIKETSSLEEWGKIADAAMRQDAAEVQSVKKTINMFEKRANFEETKMESHSIKKHEDSCITLHRQETCADVGDFVVEIGSHRTASQKFIVDKYDAINLSIQGSGDDSSSKIVSQRTPLNILEAYAKRCKIPVEYEYTSDCSHRHKSNVYVIRGNLAGFAATSRGLTEESTKNDLAAKILQMIANKEMKDEKLGALVDLTQEELLEIINLGTDGLRETAQRKLYQLCLKKGVPVPKYCVEKMKTYQGLTYVATCSALGYISEGRGVRECVAKKAAADELYRQYCEDQKAESKVSFLSLVIHAYYRDQDSSDLYLLYYIFYL from the exons ATGTCTGAACGCCAAGATTCTACAtgtcaaaaatatgaattaccAAAATCATTGCAAGGTACAGAGGATGCCGAGTTCGTCTGGAACATGATAACCGAAAGATTTCCAAATGCGGCACCGCTTTTATGCGAAATGGAGACGGTTATCGATCGAGCCGAAGATCTTCTTCAGCAATTACGAGCACCTTGTCGTGAAATTG AAACATCTACCTCTTTCTTTACACAAGATTCAGAAGACTCAACTGTAATGTTTTCCGCTAGGGGATCGGTAATCACTGAAAATGAC ACTATAGAAGAAAGTGATGCAATAAGTAAGAACGTGGCCGAGATACAAGTTTCAGAAAGCAGTATCGACGAACGAGAAGTTAACCTAATTGATGAAACTCAAAATTTGGTTACTAAAGAACAAGATATAGGAAATCAATCTAGTGACTCGCTGATCATGAATAGTTCTACTACGCAGAAGTTTTCAAGCGATGAATCTGCTTCTCTCAACGTTGAAACAA ataccattaaattgataaaagagACCTCTAGTTTAGAGGAGTGGGGTAAAATAGCAGATGCTGCTATGCGACAAGACGCTG CCGAGGTGCAATCTgttaaaaaaacaattaacaTGTTCGAAAAACGAGCCAATTTCGAAGAAACTAAAATGGAAAGCCACagtataaaaa AACACGAGGATTCTTGTATTACATTGCACCGCCAAGAAACATGTGCTGACGTTGGTGATTTCGTTGTGGAAATTGGCTCCCATCGAACCGCAAGTCaaaaatttatcgtcgataaaTATGATGCGATAAATCTTTCGATTCAA GGTAGCGGTGACGACAGTTCATCGAAAATCGTTAGTCAAAGAACGCCATTAAACATTTTAGAGGCATATGCAAAACGTTGCAAAATACCAGTTGAATATGAATACACAAGCGACTGTTCACATCGTCACAAATCTAACGTCTATGTAATACGTGGAAATCTCGCTGGATTTGCTG CAACATCTAGAGGTTTAACCGAAGAATCAACAAAGAACGACTTAGCCgcgaaaattttacaaatgattGCGAATAAGGAGATGAAGGACGAAAAGCTCGGTGCTCTCGTGGATCTTACACAGGAAGA ACtgttggaaataattaatctaGGCACGGACGGTCTGAGAGAAACAGCTCAAAGAAAGTTATATCAACTTTGTCTTAAAAAAGGAGTTCCAGTTCCAAAGTACTGtgtggaaaaaatgaaaacttatCAGGGTTTGACTTACGTCGCTACTTGCTCTGCGTTAGGCTACATCAGCGAAG GCCGTGGTGTGAGAGAGTGTGTGGCAAAGAAAGCAGCCGCTGACGAGTTGTATCGTCAATATTGTGAGGATCAGAAAGCAGAGTCGAAGGTAAGCTTCCTTAGTCTTGTAATCCATGCGTATTACAGAGATCAGGATTCTAGTGatctgtatttattatattatattttctacctgtag
- the LOC122572802 gene encoding uncharacterized protein LOC122572802 isoform X1: protein MSSSIKKDVSLYDSIETSTSFFTQDSEDSTVMFSARGSVITENDTIEESDAISKNVAEIQVSESSIDEREVNLIDETQNLVTKEQDIGNQSSDSLIMNSSTTQKFSSDESASLNVETNTIKLIKETSSLEEWGKIADAAMRQDAAEVQSVKKTINMFEKRANFEETKMESHSIKKHEDSCITLHRQETCADVGDFVVEIGSHRTASQKFIVDKYDAINLSIQGSGDDSSSKIVSQRTPLNILEAYAKRCKIPVEYEYTSDCSHRHKSNVYVIRGNLAGFAATSRGLTEESTKNDLAAKILQMIANKEMKDEKLGALVDLTQEELLEIINLGTDGLRETAQRKLYQLCLKKGVPVPKYCVEKMKTYQGLTYVATCSALGYISEGRGVRECVAKKAAADELYRQYCEDQKAESKINEE, encoded by the exons atGAGTTCTAGTATTAAAAAAGATGTCTCACTTTATGATTCGATAGAAACATCTACCTCTTTCTTTACACAAGATTCAGAAGACTCAACTGTAATGTTTTCCGCTAGGGGATCGGTAATCACTGAAAATGAC ACTATAGAAGAAAGTGATGCAATAAGTAAGAACGTGGCCGAGATACAAGTTTCAGAAAGCAGTATCGACGAACGAGAAGTTAACCTAATTGATGAAACTCAAAATTTGGTTACTAAAGAACAAGATATAGGAAATCAATCTAGTGACTCGCTGATCATGAATAGTTCTACTACGCAGAAGTTTTCAAGCGATGAATCTGCTTCTCTCAACGTTGAAACAA ataccattaaattgataaaagagACCTCTAGTTTAGAGGAGTGGGGTAAAATAGCAGATGCTGCTATGCGACAAGACGCTG CCGAGGTGCAATCTgttaaaaaaacaattaacaTGTTCGAAAAACGAGCCAATTTCGAAGAAACTAAAATGGAAAGCCACagtataaaaa AACACGAGGATTCTTGTATTACATTGCACCGCCAAGAAACATGTGCTGACGTTGGTGATTTCGTTGTGGAAATTGGCTCCCATCGAACCGCAAGTCaaaaatttatcgtcgataaaTATGATGCGATAAATCTTTCGATTCAA GGTAGCGGTGACGACAGTTCATCGAAAATCGTTAGTCAAAGAACGCCATTAAACATTTTAGAGGCATATGCAAAACGTTGCAAAATACCAGTTGAATATGAATACACAAGCGACTGTTCACATCGTCACAAATCTAACGTCTATGTAATACGTGGAAATCTCGCTGGATTTGCTG CAACATCTAGAGGTTTAACCGAAGAATCAACAAAGAACGACTTAGCCgcgaaaattttacaaatgattGCGAATAAGGAGATGAAGGACGAAAAGCTCGGTGCTCTCGTGGATCTTACACAGGAAGA ACtgttggaaataattaatctaGGCACGGACGGTCTGAGAGAAACAGCTCAAAGAAAGTTATATCAACTTTGTCTTAAAAAAGGAGTTCCAGTTCCAAAGTACTGtgtggaaaaaatgaaaacttatCAGGGTTTGACTTACGTCGCTACTTGCTCTGCGTTAGGCTACATCAGCGAAG GCCGTGGTGTGAGAGAGTGTGTGGCAAAGAAAGCAGCCGCTGACGAGTTGTATCGTCAATATTGTGAGGATCAGAAAGCAGAGTCGAAG ATAAATGAAGAGTAG
- the LOC122572802 gene encoding uncharacterized protein LOC122572802 isoform X3, with translation MSSSIKKDVSLYDSIETSTSFFTQDSEDSTVMFSARGSVITENDTIEESDAISKNVAEIQVSESSIDEREVNLIDETQNLVTKEQDIGNQSSDSLIMNSSTTQKFSSDESASLNVETNTIKLIKETSSLEEWGKIADAAMRQDAAEVQSVKKTINMFEKRANFEETKMESHSIKKHEDSCITLHRQETCADVGDFVVEIGSHRTASQKFIVDKYDAINLSIQGSGDDSSSKIVSQRTPLNILEAYAKRCKIPVEYEYTSDCSHRHKSNVYVIRGNLAGFAATSRGLTEESTKNDLAAKILQMIANKEMKDEKLGALVDLTQEELLEIINLGTDGLRETAQRKLYQLCLKKGVPVPKYCVEKMKTYQGLTYVATCSALGYISEGRGVRECVAKKAAADELYRQYCEDQKAESK, from the exons atGAGTTCTAGTATTAAAAAAGATGTCTCACTTTATGATTCGATAGAAACATCTACCTCTTTCTTTACACAAGATTCAGAAGACTCAACTGTAATGTTTTCCGCTAGGGGATCGGTAATCACTGAAAATGAC ACTATAGAAGAAAGTGATGCAATAAGTAAGAACGTGGCCGAGATACAAGTTTCAGAAAGCAGTATCGACGAACGAGAAGTTAACCTAATTGATGAAACTCAAAATTTGGTTACTAAAGAACAAGATATAGGAAATCAATCTAGTGACTCGCTGATCATGAATAGTTCTACTACGCAGAAGTTTTCAAGCGATGAATCTGCTTCTCTCAACGTTGAAACAA ataccattaaattgataaaagagACCTCTAGTTTAGAGGAGTGGGGTAAAATAGCAGATGCTGCTATGCGACAAGACGCTG CCGAGGTGCAATCTgttaaaaaaacaattaacaTGTTCGAAAAACGAGCCAATTTCGAAGAAACTAAAATGGAAAGCCACagtataaaaa AACACGAGGATTCTTGTATTACATTGCACCGCCAAGAAACATGTGCTGACGTTGGTGATTTCGTTGTGGAAATTGGCTCCCATCGAACCGCAAGTCaaaaatttatcgtcgataaaTATGATGCGATAAATCTTTCGATTCAA GGTAGCGGTGACGACAGTTCATCGAAAATCGTTAGTCAAAGAACGCCATTAAACATTTTAGAGGCATATGCAAAACGTTGCAAAATACCAGTTGAATATGAATACACAAGCGACTGTTCACATCGTCACAAATCTAACGTCTATGTAATACGTGGAAATCTCGCTGGATTTGCTG CAACATCTAGAGGTTTAACCGAAGAATCAACAAAGAACGACTTAGCCgcgaaaattttacaaatgattGCGAATAAGGAGATGAAGGACGAAAAGCTCGGTGCTCTCGTGGATCTTACACAGGAAGA ACtgttggaaataattaatctaGGCACGGACGGTCTGAGAGAAACAGCTCAAAGAAAGTTATATCAACTTTGTCTTAAAAAAGGAGTTCCAGTTCCAAAGTACTGtgtggaaaaaatgaaaacttatCAGGGTTTGACTTACGTCGCTACTTGCTCTGCGTTAGGCTACATCAGCGAAG GCCGTGGTGTGAGAGAGTGTGTGGCAAAGAAAGCAGCCGCTGACGAGTTGTATCGTCAATATTGTGAGGATCAGAAAGCAGAGTCGAAG TAA
- the LOC122572802 gene encoding uncharacterized protein LOC122572802 isoform X2, which produces MSSSIKKDVSLYDSIETSTSFFTQDSEDSTVMFSARGSVITENDTIEESDAISKNVAEIQVSESSIDEREVNLIDETQNLVTKEQDIGNQSSDSLIMNSSTTQKFSSDESASLNVETTEVQSVKKTINMFEKRANFEETKMESHSIKKHEDSCITLHRQETCADVGDFVVEIGSHRTASQKFIVDKYDAINLSIQGSGDDSSSKIVSQRTPLNILEAYAKRCKIPVEYEYTSDCSHRHKSNVYVIRGNLAGFAATSRGLTEESTKNDLAAKILQMIANKEMKDEKLGALVDLTQEELLEIINLGTDGLRETAQRKLYQLCLKKGVPVPKYCVEKMKTYQGLTYVATCSALGYISEGRGVRECVAKKAAADELYRQYCEDQKAESKVSFLSLVIHAYYRDQDSSDLYLLYYIFYL; this is translated from the exons atGAGTTCTAGTATTAAAAAAGATGTCTCACTTTATGATTCGATAGAAACATCTACCTCTTTCTTTACACAAGATTCAGAAGACTCAACTGTAATGTTTTCCGCTAGGGGATCGGTAATCACTGAAAATGAC ACTATAGAAGAAAGTGATGCAATAAGTAAGAACGTGGCCGAGATACAAGTTTCAGAAAGCAGTATCGACGAACGAGAAGTTAACCTAATTGATGAAACTCAAAATTTGGTTACTAAAGAACAAGATATAGGAAATCAATCTAGTGACTCGCTGATCATGAATAGTTCTACTACGCAGAAGTTTTCAAGCGATGAATCTGCTTCTCTCAACGTTGAAACAA CCGAGGTGCAATCTgttaaaaaaacaattaacaTGTTCGAAAAACGAGCCAATTTCGAAGAAACTAAAATGGAAAGCCACagtataaaaa AACACGAGGATTCTTGTATTACATTGCACCGCCAAGAAACATGTGCTGACGTTGGTGATTTCGTTGTGGAAATTGGCTCCCATCGAACCGCAAGTCaaaaatttatcgtcgataaaTATGATGCGATAAATCTTTCGATTCAA GGTAGCGGTGACGACAGTTCATCGAAAATCGTTAGTCAAAGAACGCCATTAAACATTTTAGAGGCATATGCAAAACGTTGCAAAATACCAGTTGAATATGAATACACAAGCGACTGTTCACATCGTCACAAATCTAACGTCTATGTAATACGTGGAAATCTCGCTGGATTTGCTG CAACATCTAGAGGTTTAACCGAAGAATCAACAAAGAACGACTTAGCCgcgaaaattttacaaatgattGCGAATAAGGAGATGAAGGACGAAAAGCTCGGTGCTCTCGTGGATCTTACACAGGAAGA ACtgttggaaataattaatctaGGCACGGACGGTCTGAGAGAAACAGCTCAAAGAAAGTTATATCAACTTTGTCTTAAAAAAGGAGTTCCAGTTCCAAAGTACTGtgtggaaaaaatgaaaacttatCAGGGTTTGACTTACGTCGCTACTTGCTCTGCGTTAGGCTACATCAGCGAAG GCCGTGGTGTGAGAGAGTGTGTGGCAAAGAAAGCAGCCGCTGACGAGTTGTATCGTCAATATTGTGAGGATCAGAAAGCAGAGTCGAAGGTAAGCTTCCTTAGTCTTGTAATCCATGCGTATTACAGAGATCAGGATTCTAGTGatctgtatttattatattatattttctacctgtag
- the LOC122572801 gene encoding protein singed wings 2 — protein MWKTLSYVFLIMFFSMIPQLSLANTNEENCDLRQTNSNTSTECNFKEEDHRLVCFHGLEDKWKTRDENVRTLVLCYWPLTTFDPQNVLQGFSSLKKLTIREGNLTKLVSSFPNESRSIEKLEITGTKLKKLPKNTFVNLSNLKKLDFRNNSFPEIDVETFNISSLRYMYLSGNPLKCTEDTKWILNREKGSLGYKIADKEHLRCAVPYDGRSLIPVVEIIITLKEECTKTVCECELVYVFGNGGKHIQKQLTAFVSVNCSYRGLTEMPSFLPANTTTLHLSGNKIQDLRPLTTNPVYKGVEDLYLNDNMIESIVQLEGSSWVDRFRLLSLRGNKLTNLPTYALENVLLHNGNAVSLYLGENPWRCDCHFTPGFQELLIRYTNLIKDINDVRCSPTNGDDISDRIIKDLRRTEICVSSDEDSIIHPLDILNIILALLILLIIGKLLYDYWSFKKTGKLPWIVAKIP, from the exons ATGTGGAAAACGTTAAGTTACGTTTTTTT GATAATGTTCTTCTCGATGATTCCGCAACTCTCGTTGGCGAacacgaacgaagaaaattgcgaTCTACGTCAAACAAACTCGAACACGAGCACCGAATGTAATTTTAAGGAAGAAGATCACCGTTTGGTTTGTTTTCATGGCCTCGAGGATAAATGGAAGACTAG AGATGAGAACGTGCGAACATTGGTGCTTTGCTATTGGCCCCTGACGACCTTCGATCCTCAGAATGTTCTACAGggattttcttctttgaaaaAGCTAACAATCAGAGAAGGAAACTTGACTAAATTAGTGTCGTCCTTCCCAAACGAGTCTCGATCGATTGAG AAATTGGAAATAACTGgaactaaattaaaaaaacttCCAAAAAATACGTTCGTCAATCTTTCGAACTTAAAGAAGCTggattttcgaaataatagcTTTCCAGAAATCGACGTTGAAACTTTCAACATCTCTTCGTTACGTTACATGTATCTTtctg gcAATCCTTTGAAATGTACGGAGGATACGAAGTGGATTCTAAACAGAGAAAAGGGTTCGTTGGGCTACAAAATCGCTGATAAGGAACATTTACGTTGCGCAGTTCCTTATGATGGCAGGTCACTGATACCAGTTgtggaaataattatt ACGTTGAAAGAGGAATGTACAAAGACTGTATGCGAGTGTGAATTAGTATACGTATTTGGTAACGGAGGAAAACATATTCAGAAGCAACTGACGGCCTTTGTTTCGGTGAACTGTAGTTATCGTGGATTAACCGAGATGCCAAGTTTCTTACCCGCCAACACCACTACTCTTCATTTATCTGGAAACAAA atacaGGATTTGAGGCCACTCACGACGAATCCTGTGTATAAAGGAGTAGAGGACTTATATCTGAACGATAATatgatcgaatcgatcgttcaATTGGAGGGATCTAGTTGGGTGGATCGTTTTCGATTGCTTAGTCTTCGTGGAAACAAATTAACAAAT TTGCCTACGTATGCCCTAGAAAACGTGTTACTACACAATGGAAACGCAGTAAGTTTGTATCTTGGAGAAAATCCATGGAGATGCGACTGTCATTTTACACCAGGTTTCCAG GAGCTCCTCATTAGGTatacgaatttaataaaagacaTTAACGATGTCAGATGTTCGCCTACCAACGGGGATGACATTTCTGATAGAATT ataaaagACCTGAGGCGCACTGAAATTTGCGTTTCCTCGGACGAAGATTCTATAATTCATCCCTTggacattttaaatattatcctAGCATTGCTGATACTTCTAATCATCGGAAAACTGCTGTACGACTATTGGTCTTTCAAAAAAACTGGCAAGCTGCCTTGGATCGTTGCTAAGATACCATAA
- the LOC122572806 gene encoding SUMO-conjugating enzyme UBC9-B — translation MSGIAIARLAEERKAWRKDHPFGFVARPVKNQDGTLNLMNWECAIPGKKSTPWEGGLYKLRMIFKDDYPSSPPKCKFEPPLFHPNVYPSGTVCLSLLDEEKDWRPAITIKQILLGIQDLLNEPNVKDPAQAEAYTIYCQNRLEYEKRVRAQARAMAPQE, via the exons ATGTCAGGCATTGCGATTGCTAGGCTCGCCGAAGAGCGAAAAGCATGGAGGAAAGATCATCCTTTT GGATTTGTAGCACGACCTGTTAAAAATCAAGATGGGACACTTAACTTGATGAATTGGGAATGTGCAATACCAGGGAAAAAATCT ACACCATGGGAGGGTGGATTGTACAAATTGCGCATGATCTTCAAGGATGACTATCCTTCTAGTCCAccaaaatgtaaatttgaacCTCCTTTATTTCACCCAAATGTCTACCCTTCAGGAACAGTATGTTTGTCTCTCTTGGATGAAGAGAAAGATTGGAGGCCTGCTATTacaattaaacaaattctcCTTGGTAtacaagatttattaaatgaacCAAATGTCAAAGATCCAGCTCAAGCAGAAgcatatacaatatattg tCAAAATCGCTTGGAGTATGAAAAACGTGTAAGAGCTCAAGCGAGAGCAATGGCTCCACAGGAATAA
- the LOC122572804 gene encoding vitamin K epoxide reductase complex subunit 1-like protein 1 — protein sequence MATVKKSIRKLNTGIITACIVGFAISYYAYYVELAKEEDNSYEAVCDISEHVSCTKAFSSEYGKGFGIIPETSLLYAPNSIYGLTFYLLVAILSISNKYVTSALVVTLGICANLGTLYLAYILYKLSNICVVCVSLYVVNAILLILAVKKQRKLYRNNGTNKKKKSK from the exons ATGGCTACAGTTAAGAAATCTATACGAAAATTAAACACTGGAATTATCACAGCATGTATCGTAGGTTTTGCTATTTCTTACTATGCATATTACGTGGAATTAGCAAAGGAAGAGGATAATTCGTACGAAGCAGTGTGTGATATTAGCGAGCATGTTAGTTGCACCAAAGCGTTTTCTTCCGA ATATGGGAAAGGTTTTGGAATAATTCCAGAAACATCTCTTTTATATGCGCCAAATTCTATATATGGATTAACGTTTTATCTTCTGGTCGCAATACTAA gTATATCAAATAAGTATGTTACATCAGCCCTTGTCGTAACATTAGGAATCTGTGCGAACCTTGGTACGCTTTACCTGGCTtacattttgtacaaattaagCAATATTTGTGTAGTTTGTGTTAGTCTGTATGTCGTAAATGctattcttttaatacttGCTGTTAAAAAGCAGCGAAAACTATATCGAAATAATGGCacaaataagaagaaaaaatcgaaataa